A single window of Candoia aspera isolate rCanAsp1 chromosome 3, rCanAsp1.hap2, whole genome shotgun sequence DNA harbors:
- the PTGR3 gene encoding prostaglandin reductase 3 — MSLHGKSSVWLRSWGAWQRRLQQQQHLQLTPPEIPVRDCLGGPPTRPIVDMSYSRHFLDFQGSSIPTSMKKLVVTKLNSNFREAVSLRNDAPVPLPGDGDLLVRNRFVGINASDINYSAGRYDPLVKPPFDVGFEGIGEVVALGLSASAKYAVSQSVAYVRPGAFAEYTVVPAKEAIPVPSVKPEFLTLLVSGATAYISLKELGELSEGKTVLVTAAAGGTGQFAVQLSKKAKCHVIGTCSTDEKCSFLKSIGCDRPINYKTENVAAVLKKEYPKGVDVVYESVGGEMFDLAIDCLAVRGRLIVIGFISGYQTRTGLPPGHTEMLPAKLLKKSASIRGFFLNHYFSEYQMAMKHLVEMCEMREIVCEVDFGDLSLESKFTGLESVFRAIDYMYMGKNIGKIVVELPHSVNSKL; from the exons ATGAGTTTGCACGGGAAGAGCAGCGTGTGGCTGAGGTCTTGGGGAGCTTGGCAACGACGGCTGCAACAACAGCAGCACCTACAGCTGACTCCTCCGGAGATCCCCGTCCGGGATTGTTTGGGTGGTCCTCCGACCCGGCCCATCGTGGACATGTCCTACTCCCGCCACTTTCTGGATTTCCAGGGCTCGTCCATTCCCACTTCCATGAAGAAACTGGTAGTGACTAAGCTGAATTCAAACTTCCGAGAAGCTGTTTCCCTTCGCAACGATGCACCCGTGCCGCTCCCGGGAGACGGCGATCTACTTGTTAGAAACAG aTTTGTTGGCATTAATGCATCTGATATTAACTACTCAGCTGGCCGGTATGACCCTTTGGTTAAGCCTCCTTTTGATGTAGGTTTTGAAGGAATTGGCGAAGTGGTGGCCTTGGGCTTAAGTGCAAGTGCAAAATATGCTGTAAGCCAGTCTGTGGCCTATGTAAGACCAGGAGCTTTCGCTGAATATACAGTTGTGCCTGCTAAAGAAGCCATTCCAGTACCTTCTGTGAAACCAGAGTTTCTGACCCTTCTGGTGAGTGGAGCTACAGCATATATCAGTCTGAAGGAGCTTGGAGAATTGTCTGAAGGAAAGACAGTTCTGGTgacagcagcagctggaggcacTGGCCAGTTTGCTGTGCAGCTttcaaagaaggcaaaatgccaCGTAATAGGAACTTGCTCCACTGATGAAAAATGTAGCTTTCTGAAATCTATCGGCTGTGACCGACCTATCAACTATAAAACTGAAAATGTTGCTGCTGTCCTCAAAAAAGAGTATCCAAAAGGTGTGGATGTGGTGTATGAGTCGGTTGGTGGAGAGATGTTTGACTTGGCTATCGACTGCTTGGCTGTCCGAGGCCGTCTGATCGTTATTGGGTTTATTTCTGGCTACCAAACACGTACTGGCCTTCCACCAGGTCATACAGAGATGCTGCCAGCAAAGTTGCTAAAAAAATCAGCCAGCATCCGGGGTTTCTTCTTAAACCATTACTTTTCTGAGTACCAAATGGCTATGAAACACTTGGTTGAAATGTGTGAAATGAGAGAAATCGTTTGCGAGGTGGACTTCGGAGACCTGTCTCTAGAGAGCAAGTTCACTGGCTTAGAGTCAGTGTTCCGTGCTATAGATTATATGTACATGGGAAAAAACATTGGAAAAATTGTAGTTGAATTACCTCACTCTGTCAACAGTAAGCTGTAA